TTTGAAATGgcgctctctgtgctctctgaTTTGGGAAGACTGGACATTGACTTTTCGTCATTGCTGTTAATAAAACTATTGTCAAGAATGATAATGTAATTCAAACCTTTCTGTTTGTTCTGCATGCGGGTCTGTAGTACTCATCCGAAGCATTGAAACCTGTTCACCCCACAGACTTGGGGTTCACAATGTACCATTTCTTTCCCCTCTTTAAGAAGTTAGCATGTCCCACTGCTCCCTAGGGGCTTTATCTACTAAGTGCTGCTAAGCCATAAGACTCCTTACAGCCTATTTAAACAGCACAGTGTCTTATTCTTTAACACATTAATAAAGATGGTCCTGGTATATCCACCAATGTCCCTAAAGTGTTgtctccttaaagctgcagttcagtcttttttttttttttacttcaatagtttcatgtgggcaatctctaattacctaaagaattgtatagctgccggtcaattcgttctccatgtattgataggcgaaatttggtgacataattagtgaagggatctgtttatattctgcttctgtccgtcagtggaagctcatgaatattcatgagcactcctgcactgacatgtgctagagggagggcagggctgacaaaggggtgtgccagggcttgtgacaggacatgaaggggcagggccttagcaaatggctgttaaaatagaatacaagaaaattggtctttcaaagttgtttttttaaaaacagaaaatgctaaaagtattttttcttactacagaactgatttattaaaaaaaccacacatgcaggatattgactgtactgcagctttaaaggacaTTGCATTAAATTAGCCCCAGCATACAAGCTTTTGATGGTATTGCCTAACACATAGTAGTATCCAAGTAGAGTCATTGTTTAAGCTCAAAAAGTATTAGAAATACTTTATTTGGGATTTTTTTGGTGGCAGTCAATAAGATATTTTTTAGACTAATTTTTCTAATGAAGGGATCTTTAGATAACTGGGGGTGAGGTCATACCGAGTATTGCTATACATTCAACCTCATTGAGTATGCTTACAATGTAACTCACATCTCTCCTGTTTCAGGCAGTAGCCGTGGACCCAAAGAATGCAACAATGGACACCTCACCAGAGCACATCGTTGTCAGCGAGCAGAGCAATGAAGAGAGGTCTTCTTCTGAATCCAAGGACATGATTACCAGCAGAACTGAAAGCACACTGTACAGCAGCTCGAGAAGTGAGTCCCTGTGGACCAATGTCCACAGGAGTGCATGGGACACCTACCAGAAGCCCATTATCATCATGTCTGTAGGGGGATCCGTGTTCATATTGGGAATAATACTCACCAGTATGTACTTCATGACTAAAAATGCAATGGTCTCCAAGATTCTTGGACCCGTGGCCTTCTCCATTGGACTAATGGTTCTGATTGTTGGGCTGGTTTGGGTCCCCATCATCAGGAAGAAGCGAAAACAGAGATCGGCCTCGCGGCTTTTTAACCATCACAGGCAGTTATTTTTTCATTTCTGAAGATGTCAGAGACCGTACAGGGAAAATATGAAGTGGCGATCCCACGCGTTCCACTTTCACCATGGAAGAGGCTACGAGTCCTGAGACAGGAGCCTGCCACTACACCAGATCTCCCATCTGCATTGTTGTTGGGATGGAGTAGCTTGATTGTGGACGTTTTGCCGTTTGATACAGTTATGAAGAACTAATGTTGAGGTCTCGGAAGCTGATGTCTAACAacatcaataaaaaaacaccctacCTATAGGAATAAGGAACTGGCATGACTAATCCTATTAAAAT
This region of Ascaphus truei isolate aAscTru1 chromosome 22, aAscTru1.hap1, whole genome shotgun sequence genomic DNA includes:
- the PIRT gene encoding phosphoinositide-interacting protein gives rise to the protein MDTSPEHIVVSEQSNEERSSSESKDMITSRTESTLYSSSRSESLWTNVHRSAWDTYQKPIIIMSVGGSVFILGIILTSMYFMTKNAMVSKILGPVAFSIGLMVLIVGLVWVPIIRKKRKQRSASRLFNHHRQLFFHF